A stretch of the Perca fluviatilis chromosome 17, GENO_Pfluv_1.0, whole genome shotgun sequence genome encodes the following:
- the cabp7b gene encoding calcium-binding protein 7 gives MPVRAVTTRFMYKGLCTIPDVLSYRTPVILPEDEVEEIREAFKVFDRDGNGFISKQELGMAMRSLGYMPNEVELEVIIQRLDIDGDGQVGFDEFVTLLGPKLSAAGMPDKFHGADFDSVFWKCDMQKLTVDELKRLLYDTFRDHLTMKDIENIIMTEESHLNSPESHVDIDTSPTQQEKHTCVRKSLICAFAIAFIISVMLIAANQMLRRGMK, from the exons ATGCCAGTGCGTGCTGTGACCACCAGGTTCATGTACAAGGGACTTTGCACTATTCCAGATGTCCTGTCTTACCGGACCCCTGTTATCCTGCCCGAGGATGAGGTTGAAG AGATACGTGAGGCTTTCAAAGTTTTTGACCGAGATGGGAATGGTTTCATCTCAAAGCAGGAGTTGGGGATGGCCATGCGCTCACTGGGCTACATGCCCAATGAGGTGGAGCTGGAGGTTATCATCCAAAGACTTGATATAGATG GTGACGGTCAAGTTGGCTTTGATGAATTTGTCACATTGCTTGGTCCTAAACTCTCTGCTGCTGGAATGCCTGATAAGTTCCACGGAGCAGACTTTGATTCAGTGTTTTGGAAG TGTGACATGCAGAAACTTACTGTGGATGAGCTTAAGAGACTGCTTTACGATACTTTCCGTGACCACCTCACCATGAAAGACATTGAGAACATCATCATGACTGAGGAGAGCCACCTGAACAGTCCTGAGTCCCATGTTGACATTGACA CAAGCCCAACACAACAGGAAAAACACACATGTGTGCGTAAAAGCCTGATTTGTGCCTTCGCCATTGCATTTATCATCAGCGTTATGCTCATTGCAGCAAATCAAATGCTCCGCAGAGGAATGAAGTAA
- the zmat5 gene encoding zinc finger matrin-type protein 5, producing the protein MGKRYYCDYCDRSFQDNMHNRKKHLNGVQHHRAKKAWYDSFRDSSAILCDEQTKKPCRKFLQKGICDFGPNCRFSHMSEEELFNLKRHVEDERQRREDSVDRMMPGRSIEEWLSRREKKRTALGIEGDSKDKQDSEEGQEESDIPQQLLSIPDLPPSLLPPPPGGWKVKVNTEWG; encoded by the exons ATGGGGAAGAGATACTACTGTGACTACTGTGACCGGTCCTTTCAGGACAATATGCATAACAGGAAAAAACATCTGAATGGTGTTCAGCATCACAGAGCTAAAAAGGCCTGGTATGACTCTTTTAGAG ACTCTTCAGCCATTCTGTGTGATGAGCAAACAAAGAAACCCTGCAGGAAGTTTCTCCAAAAAG gaATTTGTGATTTTGGCCCTAACTGCAGGTTTTCTCACATGTCTGAAGAGGAACTGTTTAACTTAAAAAGACATGTGGAAG ATGAAAGACAGCGCAGAGAGGACTCTGTAGACAGAATGATGCCTGGGCGAAGTATAGAAGAGTGGCTCTCCAGAAGGGAAAAAAAGCGAACTGCCCTCGGTATTGAAGG AGATTCAAAAGATAAGCAAGACAGTGAAGAGGGCCAAGAAGAAAGTGACATTCCTCAACAGCTCCTCTCCATCCCTGACCTTCCACCCTCTCTTCTACCTCCTCCTCCAGGCGGGTggaaagtcaaagtgaacacaGAATGGGGTTGA
- the LOC120545610 gene encoding cytochrome b-c1 complex subunit 9, translating into MALAKSVYNLLFRRTSTFAVTIMVGAVFFERLFDQGGDAIFEQMNRGKLWKHIKHNYENKEEE; encoded by the exons ATGGCGCTGGCTAAGTCCGTCTACAATTTGCTCTTCAGGAGAACGTCCACTTTCGCCGTAACCATCATGGTTGGAGCGGTCTTCTTTGAACGACTATTTGACCAAGGTGGTGACGCGATCTTTGAGCAAATGAATCGCGGG AAACTATGgaaacacattaaacacaattacGAGAACAAAGAGGAGGAATAA